In a genomic window of uncultured Flavobacterium sp.:
- a CDS encoding DNA topoisomerase IV has translation MKKIIFLLPFLALISCYDAEHNCKDFKNGKFKFEFEVNGVKKTTVFERKDNIEIETFDGKTDTSTVRWVSDCEYILQKKHPKNMAEEKAISMKILTTSKDSYTFEFGMVGSDQKQRGTVHKVE, from the coding sequence ATGAAAAAAATAATATTCTTATTACCATTCTTGGCTTTAATATCTTGCTACGATGCAGAACACAATTGCAAGGATTTTAAAAATGGAAAGTTCAAATTTGAATTTGAAGTGAATGGTGTCAAAAAAACAACTGTTTTTGAACGTAAAGACAATATTGAAATCGAAACTTTTGACGGAAAAACTGATACTTCGACAGTGCGTTGGGTAAGTGATTGTGAATATATTTTGCAGAAGAAACATCCGAAAAATATGGCTGAGGAAAAAGCAATCAGCATGAAAATTTTAACGACTTCTAAAGATTCTTATACTTTTGAATTTGGAATGGTTGGTTCTGATCAAAAGCAGCGCGGAACGGTTCATAAAGTTGAATAA
- a CDS encoding pentapeptide repeat-containing protein, with amino-acid sequence MESLIHIQKTFEKVAYIDKKINNREFEDCVFKNCDLSNSNFAYNTFLDCEFIDCNLSMTSLFSTSLKNVSFKNCKLLGIAFNECDDFLFQVYFEECTLDYAIFSNKKMPKTKFINCSVREVTFIGTNLTSSVFDNCNLEGAIFNDTQLSAVNFKTAYNYKIDPEFNPMKKAQFSNDGIVGLLDKYDIKIV; translated from the coding sequence ATGGAAAGTCTAATTCACATTCAAAAAACCTTCGAAAAAGTCGCTTATATTGACAAAAAAATAAACAATCGTGAGTTTGAAGATTGTGTTTTTAAAAACTGTGATTTATCCAATAGTAATTTTGCTTATAATACTTTTTTAGACTGTGAATTTATCGATTGCAATCTTTCGATGACAAGTTTGTTTAGCACAAGTTTGAAGAATGTTAGTTTCAAAAACTGTAAACTTCTTGGAATTGCTTTTAACGAATGTGACGATTTCTTATTTCAGGTTTATTTTGAAGAATGTACTTTGGATTATGCTATTTTTTCGAATAAAAAAATGCCGAAAACCAAGTTCATCAATTGTTCCGTAAGAGAAGTTACCTTTATAGGAACCAACTTAACGAGTTCGGTTTTTGATAATTGTAATTTAGAAGGAGCCATTTTTAATGATACTCAATTGTCGGCTGTTAATTTTAAAACTGCATACAATTACAAAATTGATCCGGAATTTAATCCGATGAAAAAAGCACAATTTTCTAATGATGGAATTGTTGGGCTTTTAGATAAATACGACATTAAAATTGTCTAA
- a CDS encoding 3'-5' exonuclease — protein MSLFSFWKKEEDIFDENITIEETRFVVLDTETTGFDYDNDRILCIGALVLQNGIISIQNSFEVYLEQDHYDKSTAQIHGILKAFVIQRPSELEALQQFLAFLGDSVIIAHHTVFDVTMINKALERNGLPELTNQRLDTAILYKRTLIKSHLFERKDHYNLDDLADKFDISKKDRHTALGDAYITAIAFLKIVSKLKEKKEINLNALFK, from the coding sequence ATGAGTTTATTTAGTTTTTGGAAAAAAGAAGAAGATATATTCGATGAAAATATTACAATTGAAGAAACTCGATTTGTAGTTTTAGATACTGAAACTACCGGATTTGATTACGATAATGACCGAATTTTGTGTATTGGTGCATTGGTACTTCAAAACGGGATAATCTCAATTCAGAATAGTTTTGAAGTTTATCTTGAACAAGATCATTACGATAAATCTACGGCTCAGATTCATGGTATTTTAAAGGCTTTTGTAATTCAGCGTCCTTCTGAGTTAGAAGCTTTACAGCAATTCTTAGCTTTTTTGGGAGATTCTGTAATCATTGCACATCATACTGTTTTTGATGTTACGATGATCAATAAAGCTCTCGAGAGAAATGGTTTGCCTGAATTAACCAATCAGCGTTTAGATACTGCTATTTTATACAAAAGAACCTTAATTAAATCGCATTTATTTGAGCGAAAGGATCATTATAATTTAGACGATCTTGCCGATAAATTTGATATTTCTAAAAAAGATCGACATACTGCTTTAGGTGATGCTTATATTACTGCAATTGCTTTTTTAAAAATCGTAAGCAAATTAAAAGAGAAAAAAGAGATTAATTTAAATGCTTTGTTCAAATAA
- a CDS encoding DNA gyrase/topoisomerase IV subunit A — protein MKDEEDDNIIPNDDENNSEENQLDENQEGNDDEIIDVDAKHFEGQHFYENTEEEGEDVITKVTGMYKDWFLDYASYVILERAVPAIEDGFKPVQRRIMHSLKELDDGRYNKVANVVGHTMQYHPHGDASIGDAMVQIGQKDLLIDCQGNWGNILTGDGAAASRYIEARLSKFALEVLYSPKITDWGVSYDGRRAEPNNLPVKFPLLLAQGAEGIAVGLSTKVLPHNFNELIDASIKILKGKAFTLYPDFMTQGIADVSNYNDGLRGGRVRVRAKIAQLDKNTLVITQIPFSTNTTTLIDSILKANDKGKIKIKKIEDNTAADVEILIHLFPGVSPDKTIDALFAFTACETSVAPLGCVIEDNKPLFIGVSEMLKISTHRTVDLLRQELEIQLEELKNKWHFSTLEKIFIREEMYIDFKLYSDREALYKYLYDRFEPFKKSFVREITDEDLQRLTQIPMIRITRFDSDKADDFIAKLEDEMKEVEYNLENLTDFAIAYFTRLKEKYGKGRERQTELRVFDNVEATKVVLRNTKLYVNRDEGFVGTSLKKDEYVGDCSDIDDVIVFLRDGTLMITKVDAKTFIGKDIIHVAVFDKSDKRTIYNMMYRDGKSGPSYIKRFNVSGVTRDKAYDLTNGTNGSQVVYFSHNPNGEAEVVTILLRQVGTIKKLKFDIDFAKLAIKGRASKGNLVTKYPIKKIELKEKGISTLLPRKVWFDDTVKRLNVDARGELLGEFKPSDKILVISQTGKLKVIIPELSTHFEEDMIILEKWKPKKPISAIYYDGEKERYFLKRFLVENEGKEESFITDHPNSQLEIVSTDYRPLAQLVFAKVKGVQKEDLHIDVEDFIAVKGFKALGNQLTAEKLKQVNLLEPLPYEEPVEEIPEKPELSEDDVVETELDDDGQIGLVLE, from the coding sequence ATGAAAGACGAAGAAGACGATAACATAATTCCAAACGACGACGAAAATAATTCAGAAGAAAATCAGCTTGATGAAAATCAAGAAGGGAATGATGATGAAATTATCGATGTAGATGCTAAACATTTTGAGGGGCAGCATTTTTACGAAAATACCGAAGAAGAAGGAGAAGACGTTATTACGAAAGTAACGGGCATGTACAAAGACTGGTTTTTGGATTATGCTTCGTACGTAATTCTGGAACGTGCAGTTCCGGCGATCGAAGATGGTTTTAAACCGGTTCAACGTCGTATTATGCACTCTTTGAAAGAGTTGGATGATGGCCGTTATAATAAAGTTGCCAATGTTGTAGGACACACGATGCAGTATCACCCACACGGAGATGCGAGTATTGGTGATGCTATGGTACAAATTGGTCAGAAAGATTTACTAATTGATTGCCAGGGAAACTGGGGAAATATATTAACAGGCGATGGAGCTGCGGCTTCTCGTTACATTGAGGCACGTTTATCTAAATTTGCTTTGGAGGTTTTGTATTCTCCAAAAATTACCGATTGGGGAGTTTCATACGATGGTCGTCGTGCAGAACCAAACAATCTTCCGGTAAAGTTTCCGTTGCTTTTGGCGCAAGGAGCAGAGGGAATTGCAGTTGGTCTTTCGACTAAAGTTCTTCCTCACAACTTCAATGAGCTAATTGACGCTTCGATCAAGATTCTAAAAGGAAAAGCCTTTACATTATATCCTGATTTCATGACACAAGGTATTGCCGATGTGTCCAATTATAATGACGGACTTCGTGGCGGACGTGTTCGTGTTCGTGCTAAAATTGCACAACTTGACAAGAATACCTTGGTGATTACGCAAATTCCGTTTTCGACCAATACAACGACTTTGATTGATAGTATTTTGAAAGCCAATGATAAAGGTAAAATCAAAATCAAGAAAATTGAAGACAATACAGCGGCAGATGTTGAGATTTTAATTCACCTTTTCCCGGGCGTTTCTCCAGACAAAACAATCGATGCTTTGTTTGCATTTACAGCTTGTGAAACTTCTGTAGCGCCTTTGGGTTGTGTTATCGAGGATAATAAACCTTTGTTTATTGGAGTTTCTGAAATGTTGAAAATTTCGACACACAGAACCGTTGATTTGCTTCGTCAGGAATTAGAAATTCAATTAGAAGAATTAAAAAATAAATGGCATTTCTCTACTTTAGAGAAGATCTTCATTCGTGAAGAAATGTACATTGATTTCAAATTATATTCAGATAGAGAAGCTCTTTATAAATATTTATATGACCGTTTTGAGCCGTTCAAAAAATCATTTGTCAGAGAAATTACTGATGAAGATTTACAGCGATTGACTCAAATTCCAATGATTCGTATTACGCGTTTTGACTCTGATAAAGCCGATGATTTTATTGCTAAGTTAGAAGACGAAATGAAAGAGGTTGAGTATAATTTGGAGAATCTTACTGATTTTGCCATTGCGTACTTTACTAGATTAAAAGAGAAATATGGAAAAGGTCGCGAACGTCAGACTGAACTTCGTGTTTTTGACAACGTTGAGGCTACAAAAGTAGTTTTACGTAATACAAAATTATATGTAAATCGTGACGAAGGTTTCGTAGGAACCAGTTTAAAGAAAGACGAATACGTAGGTGATTGTTCTGATATTGATGATGTTATTGTGTTTTTACGAGATGGAACATTGATGATAACAAAAGTTGATGCAAAAACATTTATCGGAAAAGATATTATACATGTTGCTGTTTTTGATAAGAGCGATAAACGTACGATTTATAACATGATGTATCGTGATGGTAAATCTGGTCCTTCTTATATCAAACGTTTCAATGTTTCGGGAGTTACTCGAGATAAAGCTTACGATTTGACTAACGGAACAAATGGTTCTCAGGTTGTTTATTTTTCGCATAATCCAAACGGAGAAGCTGAGGTTGTAACAATCTTATTGCGTCAGGTAGGAACGATTAAGAAACTAAAATTTGATATTGATTTTGCTAAATTGGCGATTAAAGGACGTGCATCAAAAGGAAATTTGGTAACGAAATATCCAATCAAGAAAATCGAGTTAAAAGAAAAAGGAATTTCTACTTTACTTCCAAGAAAAGTTTGGTTTGATGATACCGTTAAACGTTTAAATGTTGATGCCAGAGGTGAATTATTAGGTGAATTTAAACCAAGTGATAAAATCTTAGTTATTAGCCAAACAGGAAAATTAAAAGTCATTATTCCGGAATTGTCGACTCATTTTGAGGAAGATATGATTATTTTGGAAAAATGGAAACCTAAAAAACCAATTTCTGCAATTTATTACGATGGAGAAAAAGAACGTTATTTCCTAAAACGTTTCCTTGTAGAAAATGAAGGAAAAGAAGAAAGTTTTATTACAGATCATCCAAATTCTCAATTAGAAATTGTCTCAACAGATTATCGTCCGTTAGCGCAATTGGTTTTTGCAAAAGTAAAAGGAGTTCAAAAAGAAGACTTACATATCGATGTTGAAGATTTTATTGCCGTAAAAGGATTTAAAGCATTAGGAAATCAATTGACAGCAGAAAAATTAAAACAAGTTAATTTATTAGAACCATTGCCTTATGAAGAACCGGTTGAGGAAATTCCTGAAAAACCAGAACTATCAGAAGATGATGTGGTTGAAACAGAATTAGACGACGACGGCCAGATTGGTTTAGTTTTAGAATAA
- a CDS encoding helix-turn-helix transcriptional regulator: MDRLVFMDSVARIAVFVSLLLALFLLTVKTENKLANRLFASFIILSAIDFSGLLDYTFPQQFVDLEILRSTTCLLEMPLIYLYVLAACYSDFRLKWKHLLYTLPFIVMNLVFMPRFYLESGIAKELFIANYNKMSEVLFFQILIEFQYWFYIVTIFIILKKYRKIYLENYTNPSTSTYNWLFQMNCVFAVMHSITAIKNLMRYTTSRDAFLWGNVLMVIMALCVICWFVMKALNHPELFRGINSNLQLTKDFLPIENKETIEVEINQDEAVSAQISALKNYMTEKEPYLDPSLTIQELANQFNVPVRDLSVLINHHMNQHFFDFVNEYRIQKAMGILKNPVKNNLTVLEILYEVGFNSKSSFNTSFKKHTNLTPTAYRNAS; this comes from the coding sequence ATGGATAGATTAGTTTTTATGGATAGCGTTGCTCGCATTGCTGTTTTTGTTTCGCTGCTTTTGGCACTTTTTTTACTCACAGTAAAAACAGAGAATAAATTGGCAAACCGATTATTTGCCAGCTTTATTATTCTTTCGGCAATTGATTTCAGCGGACTTTTAGACTACACATTTCCTCAGCAATTTGTGGATTTAGAGATTTTGAGATCTACAACTTGTTTGCTCGAAATGCCTTTGATTTATCTTTATGTTTTGGCAGCTTGTTATTCAGATTTTCGATTAAAATGGAAACATTTACTTTATACGCTTCCTTTTATCGTAATGAATTTAGTTTTCATGCCCAGATTTTATTTAGAATCCGGAATTGCAAAAGAGTTGTTTATAGCAAATTATAATAAAATGTCTGAAGTGCTTTTTTTTCAGATTCTAATTGAGTTTCAGTATTGGTTTTATATTGTGACTATATTTATAATTTTAAAAAAATACAGAAAAATTTATCTCGAAAATTATACCAATCCAAGCACTTCAACCTATAATTGGCTTTTTCAAATGAATTGTGTTTTTGCAGTAATGCATTCTATTACGGCAATTAAAAATCTAATGCGTTATACAACTTCAAGAGATGCTTTTCTTTGGGGAAATGTTCTTATGGTAATAATGGCTTTGTGCGTAATTTGCTGGTTTGTAATGAAAGCACTAAATCATCCGGAGCTTTTTAGAGGAATCAATTCTAATTTGCAATTGACAAAAGACTTTTTGCCTATAGAAAATAAAGAGACAATTGAAGTAGAAATCAATCAGGATGAAGCTGTTTCGGCTCAAATTTCAGCATTGAAAAATTATATGACAGAGAAAGAACCATATCTTGATCCGTCGCTTACTATTCAGGAATTGGCGAATCAATTTAATGTTCCGGTTCGTGATTTATCCGTTTTGATTAATCATCATATGAACCAGCATTTTTTTGATTTTGTAAATGAATATCGCATTCAAAAAGCGATGGGTATTTTAAAGAATCCAGTAAAAAACAATCTGACCGTTTTAGAAATCTTATACGAAGTAGGTTTTAATTCTAAATCATCGTTCAATACTTCCTTCAAAAAACACACAAATCTCACGCCTACAGCTTATAGAAACGCTTCATAA
- a CDS encoding DUF294 nucleotidyltransferase-like domain-containing protein, whose translation MKNTISHRVADFLKDFPPFSFLHQKDLEKLSEQISIVYKDKDAVIFAENDKTHDSFYVVHKGAVALKKNQKNNVLDMCDEGDIFGLRPLLAQENYIMEAVAYEESILYAIPIAVFKPYALENRTVGNFLIESYASNTRNPYSDIHKDKLYGDDLVHEHLHSNRDSFDLQPIKYSKKIVTCSPSTTAKDVAKIMNKNKVGAILIVDEMLPIGIITDKDLRNKIVTGDFSILTTAETIMTKPVITYPKKMTVTEAQMAMMKSNISYLCLTKDGTINTKAVGILSKHDVMVALGNNPAVLIKALKRAKKPKEIKPIRARIMQLLQGYLDQNIPMTLISKIITELNEACTTRVIEICLGKMSSPPPVKFAWLALGSQGRSEQMLHTDQDNAIVYENVSDVFREETKVYFSKFASLVNKGLFDIGYDYCPAEMMASNPKWCMSLDEWKSKVHHWITNPGKNEVLLSFIFFDYSVTYGDTEITSQLSDYIFENVKANPIFYVHLVSGALQSPSPTGFFRQFLVEQDGANKDNFDIKRRALMPLTDAARVLILSHSVKGISNTAERFEKLAELEPNNRDLYLSCSYSFKALLKFRTKQGLLHNDSGQFIALESLSKMEKIKLKRTFKTIKELQELISVRFNISNVV comes from the coding sequence ATGAAAAATACAATTTCGCATAGAGTTGCTGACTTTCTAAAAGACTTTCCGCCTTTTAGTTTTTTGCATCAAAAGGACTTAGAAAAGTTATCTGAACAAATTTCTATTGTTTACAAAGACAAAGACGCCGTTATATTTGCCGAAAATGATAAAACGCATGATTCTTTTTACGTTGTTCATAAAGGTGCTGTAGCACTGAAAAAAAATCAGAAAAACAATGTTCTCGACATGTGTGATGAAGGTGATATTTTTGGATTGCGTCCGCTTTTGGCACAAGAAAATTATATCATGGAAGCTGTTGCTTATGAAGAAAGCATCTTGTACGCGATTCCTATTGCTGTTTTTAAACCTTATGCCTTAGAAAATAGAACTGTTGGTAATTTCCTTATCGAAAGTTACGCTTCAAATACTCGAAATCCATATTCTGATATTCATAAAGATAAATTGTATGGCGATGATTTGGTTCATGAACATTTGCATTCTAACAGAGATTCATTTGATTTACAGCCTATAAAATATTCGAAGAAAATTGTCACTTGCAGTCCGTCTACAACTGCCAAAGACGTTGCCAAGATCATGAATAAAAATAAGGTTGGGGCCATCTTAATTGTTGACGAAATGCTGCCAATTGGTATTATTACGGATAAAGATTTACGAAATAAAATCGTAACCGGTGATTTTTCGATCCTGACAACGGCAGAAACCATTATGACAAAACCAGTTATTACGTATCCCAAAAAAATGACGGTTACTGAAGCGCAAATGGCAATGATGAAAAGTAATATTAGCTATTTATGTCTGACAAAAGACGGAACCATAAATACTAAAGCTGTCGGGATTTTGTCTAAACATGATGTTATGGTAGCTTTGGGAAATAATCCTGCCGTTTTAATAAAGGCTTTAAAAAGAGCCAAAAAACCTAAGGAAATTAAACCTATTCGAGCCCGAATAATGCAATTGCTTCAGGGATATTTAGATCAAAACATTCCGATGACTTTGATTTCTAAAATTATAACAGAACTTAATGAAGCTTGCACTACGCGTGTTATCGAAATTTGCCTCGGAAAAATGAGTAGTCCGCCACCGGTAAAATTTGCCTGGCTGGCTCTTGGAAGTCAAGGCCGAAGCGAGCAAATGCTGCATACGGATCAGGATAATGCTATTGTGTACGAGAATGTATCTGATGTTTTTAGAGAGGAAACAAAAGTCTATTTTTCGAAATTTGCTTCTTTAGTAAACAAGGGTTTATTTGATATTGGTTACGATTATTGCCCTGCCGAAATGATGGCTTCGAATCCTAAATGGTGTATGAGTCTTGATGAATGGAAAAGCAAAGTACATCATTGGATTACAAATCCGGGGAAAAATGAAGTTTTACTATCTTTTATTTTCTTCGATTATAGTGTAACTTATGGTGATACTGAAATTACAAGTCAACTTTCTGATTATATTTTTGAGAATGTTAAAGCAAACCCTATTTTCTATGTTCATTTAGTGAGCGGCGCTTTGCAAAGTCCTTCTCCTACTGGCTTTTTCAGACAGTTTTTAGTAGAACAAGATGGTGCCAACAAAGATAATTTTGACATTAAAAGAAGAGCTTTAATGCCTCTGACTGATGCTGCTCGCGTTTTGATTCTGTCGCATTCTGTAAAAGGTATAAGTAATACTGCAGAACGTTTTGAAAAATTGGCAGAACTAGAACCTAATAATAGAGATCTGTATTTGTCTTGTTCTTATTCTTTTAAAGCTTTATTGAAGTTTAGAACTAAACAAGGACTTTTGCATAATGATTCCGGACAATTTATTGCTTTGGAATCTTTGTCTAAAATGGAAAAGATAAAACTAAAAAGAACTTTTAAAACCATAAAAGAACTTCAGGAATTGATTAGCGTAAGGTTCAATATTTCAAACGTAGTATAG
- a CDS encoding DUF1572 family protein produces the protein MDASTSYLESVKKQFLYYKMLGEKAMDQLEPEQLFVAINDDTNSIATIIKHISGNMLSRWTDFLTSDGEKEWRNRDAEFENDLQSKEEVTEVWNKGWDVFLDALNSLKPEQLSDIIYIRNEGHTVIEAINRQLAHYPYHVGQIVFYAKQLKNSSWDSLSIPKNKSGNYNAEKFAKEKEIKNFTDDELKRLK, from the coding sequence ATGGATGCAAGTACTTCTTATTTAGAAAGCGTTAAAAAGCAATTTTTATATTATAAAATGTTAGGCGAAAAAGCTATGGATCAATTAGAACCAGAACAGCTTTTTGTAGCAATTAATGATGATACAAATAGTATTGCAACAATTATAAAGCACATTTCGGGTAATATGTTGTCGCGCTGGACAGATTTTCTAACATCTGATGGTGAAAAAGAATGGCGCAATCGTGATGCCGAATTTGAAAATGATTTACAATCAAAAGAGGAAGTTACAGAAGTTTGGAACAAAGGCTGGGATGTTTTTCTTGATGCTTTGAATAGTTTAAAACCGGAACAACTTTCTGATATTATATATATTCGTAACGAAGGTCATACGGTTATAGAAGCTATTAATCGTCAATTGGCACATTATCCTTATCATGTTGGGCAAATTGTTTTTTATGCCAAACAATTAAAAAACAGCAGTTGGGATAGTTTATCGATTCCGAAGAATAAATCAGGAAATTATAATGCTGAAAAATTTGCCAAGGAAAAAGAAATCAAGAACTTTACCGATGACGAATTGAAGAGATTGAAGTAA
- a CDS encoding AraC family transcriptional regulator: MNIDSFLSVMGWMSVFVSLLLAFFLVTVKTQNKLANRLFALYLLFFAIDNTGIFISESFVKANFNLEFFRWTTCAFTLPVFYLYIVSVCFTDFRLKPKHLVHAIPFLIINIVFVFRLYFLSDADKMQFYDHRSQMPEFYSFQFMLALQIIIYSIATFSVLKKYKEIYQENYTNPKTSIFKWLFQIAAVLFTLYYFSIAKNVLRFTPFESLWIWANVFMQFWALIVTCWFVLKALNHPELFRGIDSKLELARDILPKVNVIEINDPKNEIISAQISALKQYMIEKEPFLDPSLTIQELSNQIEIPVRDLSVLINHHINQHFFDFVNEYRIQKAMSILKNPLKSDLTVLEILYEVGFNSKSSFNTSFKKYTNLTPTAYRNAS; encoded by the coding sequence ATGAATATAGATAGTTTTTTGAGTGTTATGGGCTGGATGTCAGTTTTTGTATCACTATTACTGGCATTCTTTTTAGTCACTGTAAAAACCCAAAATAAACTGGCAAACAGATTATTTGCTTTATACTTGCTGTTTTTTGCAATTGACAATACCGGAATTTTTATAAGCGAGAGTTTCGTTAAAGCAAATTTCAATTTGGAATTTTTCAGATGGACGACTTGTGCTTTCACACTTCCTGTTTTCTACCTATATATAGTATCGGTTTGTTTTACTGATTTTCGATTAAAACCTAAGCATTTAGTTCATGCAATTCCATTTCTAATCATAAATATCGTTTTTGTATTCAGACTTTATTTTTTAAGTGATGCAGATAAAATGCAATTTTATGACCATCGAAGTCAAATGCCAGAGTTTTACAGTTTCCAGTTTATGCTGGCCTTACAAATCATAATTTATAGTATTGCAACATTTTCAGTTTTAAAAAAATATAAAGAAATATATCAGGAAAATTATACGAATCCTAAAACTTCTATTTTTAAATGGTTATTTCAAATCGCGGCAGTATTATTTACTTTATATTATTTCTCGATAGCTAAGAATGTTTTAAGATTTACTCCTTTTGAATCGTTGTGGATTTGGGCAAATGTTTTCATGCAATTTTGGGCGCTAATCGTAACGTGTTGGTTTGTGTTAAAAGCTTTGAATCATCCCGAACTTTTTAGAGGAATTGATTCAAAATTGGAATTAGCGAGAGATATTCTTCCGAAAGTAAATGTTATCGAAATAAACGATCCTAAAAACGAGATAATTTCGGCGCAAATTTCGGCACTAAAACAATATATGATCGAAAAAGAACCTTTTCTGGATCCATCGCTTACGATTCAGGAACTCTCCAATCAAATTGAAATTCCGGTTCGGGATTTATCCGTTTTGATTAATCATCATATAAATCAGCATTTTTTTGATTTTGTAAATGAATATCGTATTCAAAAAGCAATGAGTATTTTAAAAAATCCTCTAAAAAGTGATTTGACAGTTTTAGAAATTCTGTACGAAGTAGGTTTTAATTCAAAATCATCATTTAATACTTCGTTTAAAAAATATACAAATTTAACGCCTACAGCTTACCGAAACGCTTCATAA
- a CDS encoding DUF6095 family protein — protein sequence MATNKELLGKGIKYLSGSLPLLFIGPSLIYNAFMNQHTNWHYLVLGIGIVACLSAMFLIFYGLKIIMKGIFND from the coding sequence ATGGCAACAAATAAAGAATTATTAGGAAAAGGAATTAAATATTTATCAGGTTCATTGCCATTATTATTTATTGGGCCTTCGTTAATTTATAATGCTTTTATGAATCAACATACAAACTGGCATTATTTGGTTTTAGGAATCGGAATTGTGGCTTGTTTAAGCGCTATGTTTTTAATTTTCTACGGATTGAAAATTATCATGAAAGGTATATTTAATGACTAA
- the murQ gene encoding N-acetylmuramic acid 6-phosphate etherase, with protein sequence MTFTKTTEQASKYEHLEKMSVHELLININEEDKTVPDAVQKAIPQIETLVAQVVDKLKIGGRLFYIGAGTSGRLGVVDASECPPTFGVPFDLVNGIIAGGDTAIRRAVENAEDNATQAWIDLQANNIGPNDVVIGIAASGTTPYVIGGLETCNQNNIVTGCITNNAGSPLALTAKFPVEVVVGPEFITGSSRMKAGTAQKLVLNMISTAAMIQLGKVKGNKMVDMQLSNVKLVDRGVKMIMGEIPVSYEEASELLKKYGSVRNAVDNYNK encoded by the coding sequence ATGACCTTTACAAAGACCACAGAACAAGCTTCAAAATACGAACATTTAGAAAAAATGTCAGTTCATGAATTGCTTATTAATATCAACGAGGAAGACAAAACTGTTCCTGACGCTGTCCAAAAAGCGATACCACAAATTGAAACTTTAGTGGCTCAGGTTGTTGATAAATTAAAAATAGGGGGACGATTGTTTTATATCGGCGCAGGAACATCAGGGCGTTTAGGCGTTGTTGATGCATCTGAATGTCCTCCTACTTTTGGAGTTCCTTTTGACTTGGTAAACGGAATTATTGCAGGTGGCGACACTGCGATTCGCCGTGCTGTAGAAAATGCCGAAGACAATGCAACGCAAGCCTGGATTGATTTGCAAGCCAATAATATTGGTCCAAATGATGTCGTAATTGGTATTGCAGCTTCCGGAACTACACCTTATGTTATTGGTGGTTTAGAAACCTGTAATCAAAATAATATTGTTACGGGATGTATTACTAACAATGCGGGAAGTCCTTTGGCACTTACAGCAAAATTTCCAGTTGAAGTCGTTGTTGGACCTGAATTTATTACCGGAAGTTCCAGAATGAAAGCAGGAACGGCTCAAAAATTAGTTCTGAATATGATCTCAACTGCTGCAATGATTCAGCTTGGGAAAGTAAAAGGTAATAAAATGGTTGACATGCAGTTAAGCAATGTCAAATTGGTTGATAGAGGTGTAAAAATGATTATGGGAGAAATTCCGGTTTCATATGAAGAAGCTTCTGAATTATTAAAAAAATACGGCAGCGTGAGAAATGCTGTTGATAATTATAACAAATAA